In a single window of the Chloroflexota bacterium genome:
- a CDS encoding glycosyltransferase, with translation MRPDSLVPATLSAPDVAPIRVLELELASDSEPRTPLPGATAGGKTALVLVRIHGEPVGTVHVGVPTNGLTRSQCIPAIARELGQPILEHLHRDGANSRAASDLCAAARMAQPACSAPRTAVLANPPSVSVVVATHDRPESVRNCIGSLARQTYPRFEVLVVVNAPPPAVDFRHVQRAFAGDARIRWLHEPLPGACRARNLGIEEARGQIIAFCDDDVIHDPDWLLELACAFQEAPGVGCATGLVCPAELDTDAQIWFEQYGGLGTGFTPRLFDMGANRPADPFYPFRPATFGVGTNMAYRAEVVRELGGFDPSLGPGTPACSGEDYALYYATLLDGYQIAYRPSALVYHRHRRDYASLRQQIHGYAVGYAAAISHSVLANPLAGASIARGLPRGVVRLVRSKRSYAGRPGFPAELSRVEMQGLLFGPALLMLSKARASLLSRRAHSRKQEGAGVLHAFDDSTGKEREQRT, from the coding sequence ATGCGGCCTGATAGCCTCGTGCCGGCCACTCTTTCCGCGCCGGACGTCGCCCCGATTCGCGTGCTGGAGCTCGAGCTCGCGTCGGATTCCGAGCCGCGCACGCCACTCCCGGGCGCAACGGCCGGCGGCAAGACCGCGCTTGTCCTCGTCCGGATTCACGGGGAGCCCGTTGGGACAGTGCACGTTGGCGTGCCGACGAATGGTCTCACGCGGAGCCAATGCATTCCCGCGATCGCGCGCGAGCTGGGGCAGCCGATTCTCGAACACTTGCATCGGGATGGCGCCAATTCGCGGGCCGCGAGCGATCTCTGCGCGGCGGCGCGAATGGCCCAACCCGCCTGCAGCGCGCCGCGGACGGCTGTGCTGGCGAACCCGCCCTCGGTGAGCGTCGTTGTTGCGACCCACGATCGGCCCGAAAGCGTGCGAAATTGCATCGGCTCCTTGGCCCGCCAGACATACCCGCGATTCGAAGTCCTTGTCGTCGTCAACGCGCCCCCACCGGCGGTGGATTTCCGGCACGTTCAGCGCGCATTCGCGGGTGACGCGCGGATTCGATGGCTCCACGAGCCGCTCCCCGGCGCATGTCGAGCGCGGAATCTGGGGATCGAGGAGGCCCGCGGTCAGATCATCGCCTTCTGCGATGACGACGTAATCCACGACCCCGACTGGCTCCTCGAGCTGGCGTGTGCCTTCCAAGAGGCGCCGGGTGTCGGCTGTGCCACGGGCCTGGTGTGCCCGGCCGAGCTGGACACCGACGCGCAAATCTGGTTCGAGCAATACGGCGGCCTGGGGACCGGCTTCACGCCACGGCTGTTCGACATGGGCGCCAACCGGCCCGCCGACCCCTTCTATCCGTTCCGTCCCGCGACCTTTGGGGTTGGGACGAACATGGCATACAGAGCGGAGGTGGTGAGAGAGCTGGGCGGATTCGACCCATCCCTGGGACCGGGAACGCCCGCTTGCAGCGGGGAGGATTACGCCCTGTACTACGCCACGCTTCTCGATGGCTACCAGATCGCGTATCGACCCAGCGCGCTCGTCTACCATCGGCACCGACGCGATTACGCGTCGCTGCGTCAGCAGATCCACGGCTACGCGGTCGGGTACGCGGCCGCGATCTCGCACAGCGTTCTTGCGAACCCCCTCGCAGGCGCATCCATTGCGCGAGGCCTTCCGCGGGGCGTAGTGCGGCTCGTGAGATCGAAGCGAAGCTACGCCGGCCGTCCAGGGTTTCCCGCCGAGCTATCGCGCGTGGAGATGCAAGGTCTGCTATTTGGACCCGCCCTCTTGATGCTCAGCAAGGCCCGCGCATCCCTGTTGTCACGCCGAGCCCACTCCAGAAAGCAAGAAGGCGCCGGAGTGCTTCATGCCTTTGACGACTCGACGGGCAAGGAGCGGGAGCAGCGCACGTGA